GGCGCGATCCACGCTGGAAGTGTTGACGGCCTACCCGGGTGTGCATGCCCTCGCGTTCCACCGCATGTCGCATCGACTATGGATCTGGCGTTTGCGCTGGCTGGCACGAATGCTTTCCCAGCTGGGACGCTGGCTGACCGGCATTGAAATCCATCCGGGGGCCAAAATCGGCAAGCGCTTTTTCATCGATCACGGCATGGGCGTGGTCATCGGCGAGACTGCCGAGATTGGCGATGACGTTACCCTGTACCACGGCGTAACCTTGGGCGGGACCACCTGGCGCAAGGAAAAACGCCATCCCACTTTGGGGAATAATGTCGTGGTGGGGGCGGGTGCCAAGATTCTCGGCCCGATTATCGTGGGCGATAACGCCCGTGTGGGGTCCAATTCCGTGGTGGTTAAGGATGTCCCGGCCGGGGCCACCGTCGTGGGCATTCCGGGGCGAGTCATGAGCCCGAGGAAAGACGACTCTAAATCTCAGCTACGGGAAGCGATGGCAAAGAAAATCGGCTTCGATGCCTACGGCCAGAGCCCGGACATGCCGGATCCGGTGGCGCATGCGATCGATCTTATCCTGGATCACATGCATCTCATTGATGGTAAAATGAAAGTTATTTCCAGCGCGCTGGAAAAGTCGGGATTTAAAGTAAATCTCGACATGCCCGAAATTGATGTCAGCAACCTCGAAGATCCACCATCCGCCATATATCCGCAAAGAGATAAGCCCAAAGAGAATAGTTGACTAAATCCATCAAGTAAGTAGAATTACAAGGGTACATAAACCGTGTGGGAATATATCCTATGAAACTGACAACTAAAGGTCGTTATGCCGTGACTGCCATGCTGGATCTGGCGCTGCGTTATGACAAGGGCGCGGTCACTTTGGCAGACATCGCCAAGCGCCAAGGCATCTCGCTGTCATATCTTGAACAGTTGTTTGCCAAACTGCGACGCAGTGGTCTGGTGGATAGCGTCCGTGGCCCGGGTGGAGGTTACAACCTGGCCATGGAACCGAACAAGATCTCGGTGGCCAAGATCATTGTGGCGATCAACGAGAATATTGACGCGACGCGTTGCGGTGGTGAGAGAAATTGCCATGGTGACGAAACCTGTCTGACGCACCAGCTGTGGGAAGACCTGAGCACCCGTATTCATGATTTCTTGAACGGAATCACCTTGGGCGATCTGGTTAACAAGCCGCATGTGCAGGAAGTGGCCTCGCGTCAGGAAGGAAGAATGCAGGCAGCAGCGCATTCCTGATCGTTGCGTAGTTTGATCATGCCGGTTTTTCTGAATGCGGTGAGCGTGATTCACGCACGTCGGCACGACGACGTTGCGGAAGATTTTGATTCGGCCTTACTGTTCTCCGTTCCAAGGCATGAATTGGAGATGATGCAAAGATTATGAAAAAGCCTATTTATCTGGATTACTCCGCGACCACGCCGGTGGACCCGCGCGTGGCGGACAAGATGTGCAAATATCTGACACCGGACGGTGAATTTGGCAACCCGGCCTCGCGTTCGCATCCCTTTGGTTGGCATGCCGAGGAAGCGGTCGAAGAGTCGCGCGCGCATATCGCTGCGCTGATTGGTGCCGATCCCAAGGAGATTGTCTGGACCTCGGGCGCGACTGAATCCGACAACCTCGCTATCAAGGGCGTGGCTAGCTTCTATGGCAAGAAGGGCAAGCATATCGTCACCTGCAAGACCGAGCACAAGGCGGTTCTCGACACCTGTCGCCAGCTCGAGCGCAGTGGCTTCGAGGTCACCTATCTCGATCCAGAACCGAATGGACTGCTTGATCTGGACAAGCTCAAGGCCGCCATGCGCCCGGATACCATCCTGGTTTCAGTCATGCACGTGAACAACGAGATTGGCGTCATTCAGGATCTTGCCGCCATTGGGAAAATCACACGTGAGCGTGGCGTGCTGTTTCACTCGGACGCGGCGCAAAGCACGGGCAAGGTGCCCATTGATGTGAACGCCATGAACATTGATTTATTGTCGATGTCGGCGCACAAGACCTACGGGCCGAAAGGTGTGGGGGCGCTGTATGTCCGGCGCAAACCGCGCGTCCGGCTGGAAGCCCAGATGCATGGCGGTGGACATGAGCGCGGCATGCGTTCTGGAACACTGGCCACGCACCAGTGCGTCGGCATGGGTGAGGCCTACCGTCTCGCGAAACAGGAAATGGCGACGGAGAACGAGCGCATTCGCGGTCTGCGCAACCGGTTGCTTAGCTCACTCAAGGGCATGCCCGAGGTCTATGTCAACGGTGACCTGGAACATCGTGTGGCGCACAATCTCAACATGAGTTTTAATTTTGTCGAAGGCGAATCGCTGATCATGGCGCTCAAGGACATTGCGGTGTCTTCGGGCTCGGCCTGCACCTCGGCGAGTCTGGAACCTTCCTATGTGTTGCGGGCGCTGGGTCGCAATGACGAACTCGCGCACAGTTCGATCCGCTTTACCATTGGGCGTTTCACCACGCAGGAAGAAATCGACTATGCGGCCGGGCTGGTGAAGGAAAAAGTTGCAAAACTGCGCGAGCTGTCACCGTTGTGGGAGATGCACCAGGAAGGCATCGACCTCAGCAAGGTGCAGTGGGCGGCACATTGAGTAGCGAATGATTTTGGCGATATTCAGGAGACACGACCATGGCATACAGTGAAAAGGTGTTGGACCATTATGAAAATCCACGTAACGTCGGGGTGCTGGACAAAGGCGACCCGAAAGTGGGCACCGGCATGGTCGGCGCGCCGGCTTGCGGTGACGTCATGAAATTGCAAATCAAGGTGAACGCACAGGGCATCATCGAGGACGCCAAGTTCAAGACCTACGGTTGCGGCAGCGCCATCGCATCGAGTTCGCTTCTGACCGAGTGGGTCAAGGGCAAGTCGATTGAAGAAGCAGGCAAGATCAAGAATACACAGATTGCCGAAGAACTTGCCTTGCCGCCGGTGAAGATCCACTGTTCGGTGCTGGCAGAAGACGCCATCAAGGCGGCGATTGCGGATTATCAGACGAAATCCGCGACCAGAGATCCGAAGGCCGACGCTGCCTGAGCAAGACCGGACCTGTAAAGGAGTAATGTTGATATGGCAATTACCATGACCCAGGCCGCCGCGGACCGCGTGCGGAATTTTATCGAGAAGCGTGGCAAGGGCGAAGGACTGCGCCTGGGTGTGCGGACGTCCGGTTGTTCGGGGAAGGCCTATGTCGTTGAGTACGCCGACAAGATCGAGCCTGATGACCATGTTTACGAGAGTCACGGCGCGAAGGTAATCGTGGACGCCAAGAGCCTTCTCTTTCTCGATGGCACGGAGCTCGATTACACCCGCGAAGGTTTGAGCGAAGGTTTCAAGTTTAATAACCCCAACGTCAAGGATGCCTGCGGCTGCGGGGAAAGCTTTAATACCTGAGACGGCGAGCGTCACCGGCATGTGCGCCGCACCGGGCAAAAATCACTTCGAACTTTTCGGTCTAGCGGCGGCATTTGATGTCGATGCCGACGACTTGGCGTCGCGCTACCGCGAACTTCAGCGACGTGTTCACCCCGACAAGTTTGCCAACGCATCCGATCAGGAGCGTCGGCTGTCCCTGCAAATGACGGCACTCGTCAACGAGGCTTTCATGACGCTCAAGGATCCTGTGCAACGTGGACGTTATCTCCTGAGCCTGCGTGGCGTTGATGTCGGTGAAGAAACCGACACGGCGATGGAGCCGGCGTTTCTCATGGAGCAGATGGAA
This sequence is a window from Sulfuricaulis sp.. Protein-coding genes within it:
- the iscA gene encoding iron-sulfur cluster assembly protein IscA, producing the protein MAITMTQAAADRVRNFIEKRGKGEGLRLGVRTSGCSGKAYVVEYADKIEPDDHVYESHGAKVIVDAKSLLFLDGTELDYTREGLSEGFKFNNPNVKDACGCGESFNT
- the hscB gene encoding co-chaperone HscB, which produces MCAAPGKNHFELFGLAAAFDVDADDLASRYRELQRRVHPDKFANASDQERRLSLQMTALVNEAFMTLKDPVQRGRYLLSLRGVDVGEETDTAMEPAFLMEQMEWRENLEEIRQADNPHKQLAELANRIEQRMQDKIGNFRSSLDKDSPEEIRKARNIVREMQFLEKMQQEIDNLEEELS
- a CDS encoding IscS subfamily cysteine desulfurase, with protein sequence MKKPIYLDYSATTPVDPRVADKMCKYLTPDGEFGNPASRSHPFGWHAEEAVEESRAHIAALIGADPKEIVWTSGATESDNLAIKGVASFYGKKGKHIVTCKTEHKAVLDTCRQLERSGFEVTYLDPEPNGLLDLDKLKAAMRPDTILVSVMHVNNEIGVIQDLAAIGKITRERGVLFHSDAAQSTGKVPIDVNAMNIDLLSMSAHKTYGPKGVGALYVRRKPRVRLEAQMHGGGHERGMRSGTLATHQCVGMGEAYRLAKQEMATENERIRGLRNRLLSSLKGMPEVYVNGDLEHRVAHNLNMSFNFVEGESLIMALKDIAVSSGSACTSASLEPSYVLRALGRNDELAHSSIRFTIGRFTTQEEIDYAAGLVKEKVAKLRELSPLWEMHQEGIDLSKVQWAAH
- the iscU gene encoding Fe-S cluster assembly scaffold IscU; the encoded protein is MAYSEKVLDHYENPRNVGVLDKGDPKVGTGMVGAPACGDVMKLQIKVNAQGIIEDAKFKTYGCGSAIASSSLLTEWVKGKSIEEAGKIKNTQIAEELALPPVKIHCSVLAEDAIKAAIADYQTKSATRDPKADAA
- the iscR gene encoding Fe-S cluster assembly transcriptional regulator IscR, with translation MKLTTKGRYAVTAMLDLALRYDKGAVTLADIAKRQGISLSYLEQLFAKLRRSGLVDSVRGPGGGYNLAMEPNKISVAKIIVAINENIDATRCGGERNCHGDETCLTHQLWEDLSTRIHDFLNGITLGDLVNKPHVQEVASRQEGRMQAAAHS
- the cysE gene encoding serine O-acetyltransferase, encoding MFKNLREYRNSIFQRDPAARSTLEVLTAYPGVHALAFHRMSHRLWIWRLRWLARMLSQLGRWLTGIEIHPGAKIGKRFFIDHGMGVVIGETAEIGDDVTLYHGVTLGGTTWRKEKRHPTLGNNVVVGAGAKILGPIIVGDNARVGSNSVVVKDVPAGATVVGIPGRVMSPRKDDSKSQLREAMAKKIGFDAYGQSPDMPDPVAHAIDLILDHMHLIDGKMKVISSALEKSGFKVNLDMPEIDVSNLEDPPSAIYPQRDKPKENS